A genomic window from Desulfosporosinus sp. Sb-LF includes:
- a CDS encoding response regulator, whose translation MIRRKGDGLMVATFAVVDDDPASQRMLLDILNTKGDVVAEFSSGQEALKFFESGRRVDVCFIDLLMPDISGIEVVEKAIPLHPMTLFVMVSQVEAKTLLANAYAVGIEFFIHKPINRNEILAITDRVLEKHRLKSTLEQIEKSLAKVRSTRVTKTEETDEQTLKKRFQLIFSDLGILGETGSRELQAIILRFKDREEELSDLPLRLIYQAIAGTEEEIQSIEQRIRRIIKHALWNIAIRGLEDFYDEYFERYASKYFEIAEVRERVLELRQKRTSTARINIRKFLIALYTDIFHLT comes from the coding sequence ATGATTCGAAGGAAAGGGGATGGATTGATGGTAGCAACATTTGCAGTCGTAGATGATGATCCTGCATCGCAACGCATGCTTTTAGATATTTTGAATACCAAAGGAGATGTGGTTGCCGAGTTTTCCTCCGGGCAGGAAGCTTTGAAGTTTTTCGAGAGCGGTCGGCGGGTTGATGTTTGTTTTATCGACCTCTTAATGCCTGATATTTCGGGCATTGAGGTGGTTGAAAAAGCAATCCCTCTTCACCCGATGACCTTGTTTGTTATGGTGTCCCAGGTTGAAGCCAAAACGCTGTTGGCGAATGCGTATGCAGTAGGAATTGAATTTTTTATCCATAAACCGATCAATCGCAATGAGATTTTGGCCATCACCGACCGTGTTTTGGAAAAACATCGACTGAAATCAACTTTGGAACAAATTGAGAAATCCTTAGCTAAGGTTCGTTCTACGAGGGTAACCAAGACGGAGGAGACTGATGAACAAACGCTAAAAAAAAGGTTTCAACTGATCTTTTCAGACTTGGGCATTTTGGGGGAAACTGGAAGCCGGGAGTTACAGGCGATTATTTTAAGGTTTAAAGACAGAGAAGAAGAGCTATCCGATCTTCCACTGCGGTTAATTTACCAGGCAATTGCTGGAACAGAAGAGGAAATACAAAGTATTGAACAACGGATTCGTCGGATAATAAAGCACGCTTTGTGGAACATTGCGATTCGTGGCTTGGAAGATTTTTATGATGAATATTTTGAACGCTATGCTTCGAAATACTTTGAAATTGCTGAAGTCCGTGAACGCGTGTTAGAGCTACGGCAGAAGCGGACGAGTACAGCCAGGATTAATATTCGCAAGTTTCTTATCGCTTTATATACAGACATCTTTCATTTGACTTAA
- a CDS encoding cation:dicarboxylase symporter family transporter encodes MAERKKIGLATKIIIGLTLGVLYGYFFRQYSGLLKPLGDMFIRSIKMIVVPIVFSTIVIGIAGVGDLKKVGKLGGKTLVYFEIVTTIAILLGVTVAIITKPGVGINLSQISKVDISAYTGTVAKHSTTDLFVNLIPTNIVDALARADLLQVIFFAVLFGVALASVGEVGKPVLHFFQGVAETMFKLTNMIMLAAPYGVFALMGFTVSQFGLAVLLPLGKLVGILYLTMAFFIVVVFGTIAKFAGINLFTMLRNLSEEMLIAFSTDSSESVFPRILKKMEQFGVPKSIVSFVVPTGYTFNLDGSALYQGLAVPFIAQMYGIHLTFVHTLTIIAVLMVTSKGMAGVPGVSFVVLASTLASTGLPVEGLALIAGVDRIMDMGRTVVNVIGVSLASVVMAKIEGVFDYSRATYPLQPLLEDIEDLDHLGKEPGLTESFAK; translated from the coding sequence ATGGCAGAACGTAAAAAAATCGGACTGGCTACGAAAATCATTATTGGCCTAACCCTAGGAGTTCTGTATGGGTATTTTTTCCGGCAATACTCTGGTTTGCTAAAACCACTAGGGGACATGTTTATCCGCTCGATTAAAATGATCGTGGTTCCTATTGTGTTTTCCACAATTGTTATCGGTATCGCGGGTGTCGGTGACTTGAAAAAGGTTGGAAAACTGGGTGGTAAAACCTTGGTCTACTTCGAAATCGTCACAACCATTGCCATTTTACTCGGTGTTACCGTTGCCATCATAACGAAGCCTGGTGTAGGGATTAACTTGAGCCAGATCAGTAAAGTGGATATAAGTGCTTATACAGGTACTGTGGCCAAACATAGTACGACGGACCTATTCGTGAATCTCATTCCTACCAATATTGTTGACGCTTTAGCCCGGGCAGACCTGTTACAGGTTATCTTCTTTGCTGTACTTTTTGGTGTTGCCCTAGCATCGGTCGGGGAAGTCGGAAAGCCTGTACTTCACTTCTTCCAAGGGGTTGCCGAAACCATGTTTAAGTTAACGAACATGATTATGTTAGCTGCTCCTTATGGTGTCTTTGCTTTGATGGGATTTACCGTCTCTCAATTCGGCTTGGCTGTATTGCTCCCCTTAGGCAAACTAGTAGGTATCCTTTACCTTACCATGGCCTTTTTTATAGTCGTCGTGTTCGGTACTATAGCTAAGTTTGCAGGGATTAATCTGTTCACTATGCTCAGAAATCTCAGCGAAGAAATGTTAATCGCTTTTTCTACAGACAGTTCTGAGTCCGTGTTCCCACGGATTCTTAAGAAAATGGAACAATTCGGTGTTCCTAAATCCATTGTTTCTTTCGTAGTTCCTACAGGGTATACCTTTAACCTTGATGGAAGTGCACTTTATCAAGGACTGGCGGTTCCGTTCATTGCCCAAATGTATGGAATCCATCTGACCTTTGTTCATACACTGACGATCATAGCTGTACTCATGGTCACTTCTAAAGGGATGGCAGGAGTACCCGGAGTATCCTTTGTAGTCCTTGCTTCCACATTAGCATCGACTGGTCTACCAGTTGAAGGTTTGGCACTGATTGCGGGGGTGGACCGAATCATGGATATGGGAAGAACAGTCGTTAATGTTATTGGAGTTTCGCTAGCCTCTGTTGTCATGGCGAAAATCGAAGGGGTATTTGACTACTCCAGAGCAACTTATCCTCTGCAACCTTTGTTGGAAGATATCGAAGATCTCGATCATCTCGGTAAAGAGCCCGGCTTGACAGAATCATTTGCAAAATAA